The following coding sequences lie in one Flavobacterium sediminis genomic window:
- a CDS encoding PilN domain-containing protein — MSKIIAIDRIQIVGICQDTDKEKYTVLSLKKDKNELKIVNSATTETKNELLSIVDTKLPVILVVDGKGVLNKKIDFSNETDLAWQKNIDYNSIYHTSYKTDQALFISFCRKNIVEEWISYLQTAKIALIDFYIGNFPTVLLAEQINQTVILANETELEFENNLLIGFKKQLESQNKNYHLGDNTLSNYLLPLYAVGIQFFINTESISKSEFETNAGEEQIYKKIFSAIGITMLVGFLVALTASYFGIQYYSSKNAELNIQNVYSNKVYQQILELEKQKKDKEGIIRDVGLLSDKFLSFYSYELAASVPSSIALTDIDVYPVVKEVKNKEKVEIEAKTIIVKGVTVDEDDFNDWLRTIKKLEWLQKFEIEALKKDKRNNTQFTIAIWVK; from the coding sequence TTGTCTAAAATAATAGCGATTGATCGTATTCAAATTGTGGGAATCTGTCAGGATACCGACAAAGAGAAGTATACTGTTTTATCATTAAAAAAAGACAAAAACGAATTAAAAATAGTCAATTCGGCAACAACGGAAACAAAAAACGAATTGCTATCGATCGTAGATACTAAGCTCCCTGTGATCCTTGTTGTTGACGGAAAAGGGGTCCTGAATAAAAAGATCGATTTTTCGAATGAAACAGATTTGGCCTGGCAGAAAAATATTGATTATAATTCTATTTATCATACCAGTTATAAAACAGATCAGGCACTATTCATATCTTTTTGCAGAAAAAATATTGTAGAAGAATGGATTTCCTATTTACAAACGGCTAAGATTGCCTTGATCGATTTTTATATCGGGAATTTCCCAACGGTTTTACTTGCTGAACAGATCAATCAGACTGTAATATTAGCTAATGAAACTGAACTGGAATTTGAGAATAATCTATTGATCGGTTTTAAAAAGCAATTGGAATCCCAAAACAAGAATTATCATTTAGGAGATAACACGTTAAGCAATTACCTTTTGCCTTTATATGCAGTCGGAATTCAATTTTTTATCAATACTGAAAGCATTTCAAAATCGGAATTTGAAACCAATGCCGGAGAAGAGCAGATCTATAAAAAAATATTTTCAGCTATAGGAATAACCATGTTGGTTGGTTTTCTGGTTGCTTTGACAGCAAGTTATTTCGGGATCCAATATTATTCTTCAAAAAATGCCGAATTGAATATACAGAATGTTTATTCTAACAAAGTTTATCAACAGATTCTGGAGCTCGAAAAACAAAAAAAGGATAAAGAAGGAATCATACGAGATGTAGGATTGTTATCGGATAAATTTTTAAGCTTTTATTCTTATGAATTAGCAGCCTCAGTCCCTTCATCAATAGCGTTAACCGATATTGATGTGTATCCGGTTGTAAAAGAAGTAAAAAATAAAGAAAAGGTTGAGATCGAGGCAAAAACGATAATAGTCAAAGGAGTAACAGTTGATGAAGACGATTTTAATGATTGGTTGAGAACCATTAAAAAATTAGAATGGTTACAAAAATTTGAGATTGAAGCTTTAAAAAAAGACAAAAGAAATAATACACAATTTACAATTGCTATTTGGGTTAAATAA
- a CDS encoding tetratricopeptide repeat protein, which yields MLLTYLVSYYYNENDIEAALKIEDKIIELEYKPEHLASRAMLYESLENRSKAYDDYNRIIELTECDLEYFIKILQYEFENKMYEKVIENSHKLIACDKKNESIVLDGLYTSLFFCNDIANGNFFLNKKLELNPDNFNPYYIKAIILLKDEQYERALNYLDLALKAKDINKENITSVNLLKLGCYLLKEDYDRFVDCWKIANIKSLNDNLNFIFLENYNAEKVKINLEFNRNEGIINSTIIVPTKVFILLKEKYGLIIN from the coding sequence TTGTTACTAACATATTTAGTGAGTTATTATTATAATGAAAATGATATAGAAGCAGCTTTAAAGATTGAAGATAAAATAATAGAATTAGAATACAAACCAGAACACTTAGCAAGTAGAGCCATGCTATATGAGTCATTGGAAAACAGATCTAAGGCATATGATGATTATAATAGAATAATTGAATTGACTGAATGTGATTTAGAGTATTTTATAAAAATTTTACAATATGAATTTGAAAATAAAATGTATGAAAAAGTAATTGAGAATAGCCATAAACTTATAGCATGTGATAAAAAAAATGAAAGTATAGTTTTAGACGGATTATATACATCATTATTTTTTTGTAATGATATAGCTAATGGTAATTTTTTTTTAAATAAAAAATTAGAACTTAATCCGGATAATTTTAACCCTTATTATATAAAAGCTATTATTTTATTAAAAGATGAACAATATGAGAGGGCATTAAATTATTTGGACTTAGCACTAAAAGCAAAGGATATTAATAAAGAGAATATAACAAGTGTTAACCTTTTAAAATTAGGTTGTTATTTATTGAAAGAGGATTATGATAGGTTTGTTGATTGTTGGAAAATAGCTAATATAAAATCACTTAATGATAATTTAAATTTTATTTTTTTAGAGAATTATAATGCTGAAAAAGTAAAGATTAATTTAGAGTTCAATAGAAATGAAGGCATTATTAATTCGACTATAATAGTTCCAACAAAAGTTTTTATTTTATTAAAAGAAAAATATGGTTTAATAATAAATTGA
- a CDS encoding tetratricopeptide repeat protein, with protein MKKVILILLTFCLTSNNFFAQHDSKVHFDNSKSFAERKKFKEALIEIDKALEIDSLNRNYLLQKIKIQYYSSKCLDAFETLKKLMQSNNKLDDEIVSYFCDLSDCIQEPEMATEILRKYVDDKKFKAPEMLIRLGQRYYNIKEYDKSVYYYREAIRIEPKDINAIIDLAKILYSFKGNKEAKAELIKG; from the coding sequence ATGAAAAAGGTTATATTAATATTATTAACATTTTGTTTAACTAGTAATAACTTTTTTGCTCAGCATGATTCAAAAGTACATTTTGATAACTCTAAATCATTTGCCGAGAGAAAAAAATTTAAAGAAGCGTTAATTGAAATTGATAAAGCATTAGAGATAGATAGCTTAAACCGGAATTATTTATTGCAAAAAATTAAAATACAATATTATAGTTCTAAATGCTTAGATGCATTTGAAACGCTAAAAAAGCTTATGCAATCTAATAATAAATTAGATGATGAAATAGTATCTTATTTTTGTGATCTTTCGGATTGTATTCAAGAACCTGAGATGGCAACTGAAATATTAAGAAAATATGTTGATGATAAAAAATTTAAAGCACCTGAAATGTTAATACGATTAGGGCAAAGATATTACAACATAAAAGAATATGATAAATCGGTCTATTATTACAGAGAAGCAATAAGAATAGAACCAAAAGATATAAATGCGATAATTGATTTAGCAAAAATTTTATATTCTTTCAAAGGCAATAAGGAAGCTAAAGCTGAATTAATTAAGGGCTAG
- a CDS encoding tyrosine-type recombinase/integrase, whose amino-acid sequence MKKTQPFIPLFKQFIRDSETGKRLKKNGERITSRSIENYSYVLKNLIRFSTDTNFELRVCSILRLTKRELQSEKNYWKKFYKNFTEYMYKKGCFDNYVGANIKVIRVFFNYLKEEKDIYTGDFHKQFYVRKEQIDILVLSPEQLKFLIHDKAFDRKLVSTQRKIKDIFVFGCTTGLRFSDIFLLKNKNFEKNDGEWYLKLKSKKTKTYSYIKLPGYAVDIYKKYRPTSERITIFGEKNLSNFNRSLKRIGEMAGFTDTVEVSREKQGKAKKVTAKKDKERFCDNMSSHMMRRTAITTLLILGMPEHLVRKISGHSHASSSFNRYVHYAQAYIDKEITKVHNKLEVYEQNIS is encoded by the coding sequence ATGAAAAAAACACAACCTTTTATCCCTTTGTTTAAGCAATTTATTCGAGATTCTGAAACGGGTAAGCGGTTAAAGAAAAATGGTGAGCGTATAACTTCCAGAAGCATTGAAAATTATAGCTATGTTCTTAAAAATTTAATTCGGTTCTCAACAGATACTAATTTTGAACTTCGCGTTTGCAGTATTTTACGGTTAACCAAAAGAGAATTACAATCTGAAAAGAATTATTGGAAAAAATTTTATAAGAACTTTACCGAATACATGTATAAAAAAGGCTGCTTTGACAATTATGTTGGAGCCAATATAAAAGTTATTCGGGTCTTTTTTAATTATTTAAAAGAAGAAAAAGATATTTATACAGGAGATTTTCACAAACAATTTTATGTCAGAAAAGAACAGATCGACATTTTAGTTTTGTCCCCCGAACAATTGAAGTTCTTAATTCATGATAAAGCGTTTGATCGTAAGCTGGTTTCTACACAAAGAAAGATAAAAGATATTTTTGTTTTTGGGTGTACCACCGGATTGCGGTTCTCAGACATCTTTTTACTTAAAAATAAAAATTTTGAAAAAAATGACGGAGAGTGGTATTTGAAATTAAAGTCTAAAAAGACAAAAACCTATAGTTACATCAAATTGCCGGGGTATGCTGTTGATATTTACAAAAAATATCGTCCAACAAGTGAAAGGATTACAATATTCGGAGAAAAGAATTTGTCTAACTTTAACCGTTCTCTAAAACGAATAGGTGAAATGGCAGGTTTTACAGATACTGTTGAAGTTTCCAGAGAAAAACAAGGAAAAGCAAAAAAAGTAACAGCTAAGAAAGATAAAGAACGTTTTTGTGATAATATGAGTTCTCATATGATGCGTAGAACTGCGATTACAACCTTATTAATTTTAGGAATGCCTGAGCATTTAGTTCGTAAAATCAGCGGACATAGCCATGCCAGTAGTTCTTTTAATCGTTATGTTCATTACGCACAGGCTTATATTGATAAGGAAATAACTAAAGTTCACAATAAACTGGAAGTTTACGAACAAAATATCTCATAA
- a CDS encoding toxin-antitoxin system YwqK family antitoxin produces the protein MKKIFSICLLGIFLFSFTDPYTIKRISDQYFRYEFYTTDKEVNIKHNRDYYWFKGGLIHKAEGGTSGQLLDGEFKKYYHSNQLAEQGFFKRGLKIGLWKTWFEDGTTESTQEYNSGQRDGQYYSYSSTGKMLEKGYYVSGKKHGSWINYITQDTVQYKKGEIFIPKPKLTKEEKAAAKEQKKKERELKKQEKETKNASKTKITPKETKKAKSKKETKKEDTSEKQSFFKRIFSKKDKKE, from the coding sequence ATGAAAAAAATATTTTCTATTTGCTTACTGGGGATCTTCTTATTTTCATTCACGGATCCTTATACTATTAAGAGAATATCCGATCAATATTTTCGTTATGAGTTTTATACTACCGATAAAGAGGTTAATATTAAACATAACAGGGATTATTATTGGTTTAAAGGAGGGTTGATCCATAAAGCAGAAGGAGGAACTTCAGGACAATTATTGGATGGCGAATTCAAAAAATATTACCATAGTAACCAATTGGCCGAACAAGGATTTTTTAAAAGAGGGTTAAAAATAGGACTATGGAAAACCTGGTTTGAAGACGGTACAACTGAAAGCACTCAGGAATATAACAGTGGACAAAGAGACGGACAATATTATAGCTATAGTTCTACCGGGAAAATGCTTGAAAAAGGATATTATGTTTCCGGAAAAAAGCATGGTAGTTGGATCAATTATATAACTCAGGACACTGTTCAGTATAAAAAAGGAGAAATCTTTATTCCAAAACCGAAATTAACAAAAGAAGAAAAGGCTGCTGCTAAAGAGCAAAAGAAAAAAGAGCGAGAACTCAAAAAGCAGGAAAAAGAAACCAAGAACGCTTCAAAAACTAAAATAACGCCAAAAGAGACAAAGAAAGCAAAATCAAAAAAGGAAACTAAAAAAGAGGATACTTCTGAAAAACAAAGTTTCTTTAAAAGAATTTTTAGTAAAAAAGACAAAAAAGAATAA
- a CDS encoding type II secretion system F family protein has product MSLDLSTYKKAKQDSKQDFKLNLDGFKFSKTFSDKEKEIFYRELGMLLKSGVDFKKALEIVSQQVTKKKEKELILTLKDKIVHGKSIYESMMESKQFSPYEYYSVQIGEETRKLEEVLTELQKYFNRKIQMRRQIVSVLTYPTIVMLVTVLVLYFMLNKVVPMFSSVFKQFGSELPKSTQYIIKLSNHSGTVFGVFFLIVIGLVVMHYFLKDKDKYRRFTTNLVLRIPYFGKLIRKIYISRFCQSMNLLITSRTTLLTSLGLTSKMIGFYPIEKSIEQIKEDITRGSSLHESLRKHSIYENKLVSMVEVAEQINQLDTMFERLTEQYNEEINHQTKMIGVILEPMIIIVIGVIVGVIMVSMYAPMFDLSKIIKH; this is encoded by the coding sequence ATGAGTTTAGATCTTTCTACCTATAAAAAAGCAAAACAAGATTCAAAACAAGATTTCAAACTGAATCTGGATGGCTTTAAGTTTTCCAAAACTTTTTCCGATAAAGAAAAAGAAATTTTCTATCGTGAATTAGGTATGTTGCTAAAATCGGGAGTTGACTTTAAAAAGGCTTTGGAAATTGTAAGCCAACAGGTTACCAAAAAGAAAGAAAAAGAACTTATTTTAACCTTAAAAGATAAAATTGTACACGGAAAAAGTATTTACGAATCCATGATGGAATCGAAACAGTTTTCGCCTTATGAATATTACAGTGTGCAGATAGGGGAAGAAACCCGAAAACTGGAAGAAGTATTAACGGAACTTCAAAAATATTTTAACCGGAAAATACAAATGCGCCGTCAGATTGTTTCCGTATTGACTTATCCGACTATCGTTATGTTAGTAACGGTTTTGGTCTTATATTTTATGCTGAATAAAGTAGTGCCTATGTTCAGTTCGGTATTTAAACAATTTGGAAGCGAATTGCCAAAAAGTACACAGTATATCATTAAATTGTCAAACCATTCCGGAACAGTATTCGGTGTTTTTTTCCTCATTGTGATCGGATTGGTTGTGATGCATTACTTTTTAAAAGATAAAGACAAGTATCGCAGATTTACGACTAACTTAGTATTGCGTATTCCTTATTTCGGAAAATTGATCCGAAAAATTTATATTTCCCGTTTTTGTCAGTCGATGAATTTATTGATCACTTCCCGAACTACTTTATTGACTTCTTTAGGGCTGACTTCAAAAATGATCGGATTTTATCCTATCGAAAAGTCTATTGAGCAAATAAAGGAAGATATTACTCGGGGAAGCTCACTGCATGAAAGTTTACGAAAGCATAGCATATATGAGAATAAACTGGTCTCTATGGTAGAAGTAGCAGAACAGATCAACCAACTGGATACTATGTTTGAACGTCTCACGGAACAATATAACGAAGAGATCAATCACCAAACTAAAATGATTGGCGTTATTTTAGAACCGATGATCATTATTGTAATCGGGGTTATTGTTGGAGTAATTATGGTTTCGATGTATGCTCCGATGTTTGATTTGAGTAAGATTATTAAGCATTGA